A stretch of Camelina sativa cultivar DH55 chromosome 18, Cs, whole genome shotgun sequence DNA encodes these proteins:
- the LOC104761755 gene encoding uncharacterized protein LOC104761755 — MEDEMRKREDETAEKEVTTTTRNTLVAEEYTPDEIMSLVESSSSSSPTTTMTTTEIEGTNFSGEGGFRVRFIDDPYAVPLVVQSSSGYITINVNEESCGPSFSDSDASAMASVDASGLYCFEYGGEKGGGAWSTNEVSASESCEWNDDLLARFLGEDEEDCV; from the coding sequence atggaaGACGAaatgaggaagagagaagacgaGACGGCGGAGAAGGAagtgacgacgacgacgaggaATACGCTAGTCGCCGAAGAGTATACGCCTGATGAAATCATGAGTCTCgttgagtcatcatcatcatcttcaccgaCGACGACAATGACGACGACGGAGATCGAAGGTACTAACTTTTCCGGCGAAGGGGGTTTCAGAGTGAGGTTTATCGACGATCCGTACGCGGTTCCGTTGGTTGTTCAGTCTTCTTCCGGTTACATCACGATCAACGTCAACGAAGAGAGCTGCGGGCCTTCGTTCTCGGACAGCGACGCTTCGGCAATGGCAAGCGTCGACGCCAGTGGTCTGTACTGTTTCGAGTACGGAGGCGAGAAAGGCGGTGGCGCGTGGAGTACAAACGAGGTGAGCGCGAGTGAGTCGTGTGAGTGGAATGACGATTTGCTTGCGAGGTTTCTAGGCGAGGACGAAGAAGACTGTGTTTGA
- the LOC104761756 gene encoding receptor-like serine/threonine-protein kinase ALE2, which yields MEIFILLLRISLVSSVLVAASSSSGLDLLSPLSSSPPSPLPEISKGFGQAPSNSPESHKSGNVPPSKASQPSLPPVADVAAPPPSDSVGSEAPTGEPIVSVPVAPAPATVPVKELPGNSPLVQPIAPTASPPQFIPRNAPKEPPFSGRVTPSPVTSPVSDVPPFPSVALPPPTPSSVPPRNSSNSHKHPVEKPIAPVASPPTVSIDISPPVLPVLPKLTPSSSPVPTSTPTRRNPATTHPVFPIESPAVSPDHAVNPVKHPPPSDNGDDNKSPGAAPSNEIAKPLPVIPHKASPPLIAPSAPKFNGHSHHTSPSTTTPPPDSTPSNDHRHFSSSSSPPLPSNHRHHQERKNITNSPAPSPPLPHHISPKKSNHRKGLMAPPPSAHHAPSSPIPTSLISPYHAPVSSSMKRISPAPAPSPTQVFPLRSSSRPSKSRKFPLGPPLQAFPPPPPNSDCSSTVCLEPYTNTPPGSPCGCVWPIQVELRLSMALYDFFPMVSEFAREISAGVFMKQSQVRIMGANAASEQPEKSIVLIDLVPLGDKFENMTAMLTYQRFWSKKVYIDELIFGRYDVIYVRYPGLPASPPTSGMTIIDQGPYSGTNNGRAVKPIGVDVPKKPHKKDLNAGSIAVIVLSAAAFIGLCFVIVWFLVFRRQRDQRRLSKRVPVARSSLPSLSKPSGSARSLTGSRFSSTSLSFESSIAPFTLSAKTFTASEIVKATNNFDETRVLGEGGFGRVYEGVFDDGTKVAVKVLKRDDHQGSREFLAEVEMLSRLHHRNLVNLIGICIEDRNRSLVYELIPNGSVESHLHGIDKESSLVDWDARLKIALGAARGLAYLHEDSSPRVIHRDFKSSNILLEHDFTPKVSDFGLARNALDDEDNRHISTRVMGTFGYVAPEYAMTGHLLVKSDVYSYGVVLLELLTGRKPVDMSQPAGQENLVSWTRSFLTSTEGLAAIIDRSLGPEISFDSIAKVAAIASMCVQPEVSHRPFMGEVVQALKLVSNECDEAKELNSVTSITQDDLRDDTRAESSCGGGSGRMARYPLLPNYDSEPDTERGLSVSDMYTGSGRFERQSNSGPLASGRGKRFWQKMRRLSTGSLSEHGTPTVMLRSGSR from the exons ATGGAGATTTTTATTCTCCTTCTTAGGATCTCTCTTGTTTCATCAGTTTTagttgctgcttcttcttcctcag GATTGGATTTGTTATCTCcgttatcatcatcaccaccgtCTCCATTACCGGAAATTTCAAAAGGGTTTGGTCAAGCACCGAGTAATTCACCTGAATCTCATAAATCCGGCAATGTGCCACCGTCTAAAGCTTCTCAGCCGTCTCTTCCTCCTGTAGCTGACGTGGCAGCTCCACCACCGTCAGATTCCGTCGGGAGTGAAGCTCCGACCGGTGAGCCTATCGTCTCGGTTCCTGTTGCTCCAG CTCCAGCTACAGTTCCTGTGAAAGAGTTACCGGGAAATTCGCCTCTGGTTCAACCCATTGCACCGACTGCTTCACCACCTCAGTTCATTCCAAGAAATGCACCAAAGGAGCCTCCGTTCTCAGGAAGAGTTACTCCAA GCCCGGTTACATCACCTGTTTCGGATGTTCCTCCATTCCCATCAGTGGCTCTGCCTCCGCCTACACCGAGTAGTGTACCTCCTAGGAATTCTTCTAACAGTCACAAGCATCCAGTTGAAAAGCCTATTGCTCCTG TTGCATCTCCACCAACAGTATCAATTGACATTTCCCCGCCAGTTCTTCCCGTCTTACCAAAGCTAACACCCTCTAGCTCACCTG TGCCCACCTCAACTCCAACAAGAAGAAATCCGGCAACTACGCACCCAGTTTTTCCCATAGAATCCCCTGCTGTCTCACCAG ATCATGCTGTGAATCCAGTAAAACATCCACCGCCCAGCGATAATGGAGATGATAACAAAAGTCCTGGTGCTGCACCGTCAAATGAAATTGCTAAACCCTTGCCTGTCATCCCACATAAAG CTTCTCCTCCTTTGATAGCTCCCTCAGCCCCCAAGTTCAACGGACACTCTCATCATACATCTCCATCTACTACTACTCCACCGCCAGATTCTACACCAAGTAATGATCACCGCcatttttcatcatcatcatctcctcctcTACCTTCAAACCATCGACATCATCAAGAACGAAAGAATATCACAAATAGTCCAGCTCCTTCACCACCATTACCGCATCACATATCTCCAAAGAAGTCAAACCATCGTAAAG GTTTAATGGCCCCTCCTCCATCAGCACACCATGCTCCTTCTTCTCCCATTCCTACTTCTTTGATTTCTCCTTATCACGCTCCAGTCTCTTCCTCTATGAAACGCATCTCCCCGGCTCCAGCACCTTCTCCAACCCAAG TTTTTCCTCTCAGGTCCTCTTCAAGACCTTCGAAATCTCGGAAATTCCCACTCGGTCCACCGCTTCAAGcatttcctcctcctccccctAATTCAG ATTGTTCTTCAACTGTTTGCTTGGAACCGTACACAAACACACCTCCAGGATCTCCATGTGGTTGTGTCTGGCCAATTCAGGTTGAGCTGCGCCTTAGCATGGCCCTCTACGACTTCTTCCCTATGGTTTCAGAATTCGCTCGGGAAATCAGTGCTGGAGTTTTCATGAAACAGAGCCAAGTCCGTATAATGGGAGCTAACGCCGCTAGTGAACAACCCGAGAAATCCATTGTTCTTATCGATTTAGTTCCGCTCGGAGATAAATTCGAGAACATGACTGCAATGCTGACTTACCAGAGATTCTGGAGTAAAAAAGTCTATATAGATGAACTAATCTTTGGCAGATACGACGTGATTTACGTTCGTTATCCTGGTTTACCTGCTTCTCCGCCAACTTCTGGTATGACCATTATAGATCAAGGACCATACTCCGGTACTAATAATGGAAGGGCAGTCAAACCGATCGGGGTTGATGTTCCAAAGAAGCCCCACAAGAAAGATCTCAATGCCGGAAGTATTGCTGTGATTGTTTTATCCGCAGCTGCTTTTATCGGTTTATGTTTCGTTATCGTTTGGTTCTTGGTTTTCCGACGACAAAGAGATCAGCGGCGTCTTTCTAAAAGAGTGCCAGTTGCTCGCTCTTCGCTGCCTTCCCTCTCGAAACCATCAG GCTCGGCGAGATCTTTAACCGGAAGCCGGTTTAGCTCAACGTCATTGTCATTTGAATCAAGCATTGCTCCGTTTACTCTCTCTGCAAAGACGTTCACCGCAAGCGAAATAGTGAAAGCTACTAATAACTTTGATGAAACGAGGGTACTTGGTGAAGGTGGATTCGGGCGGGTTTACGAAGGTGTTTTCGATGATGGAACTAAAGTAGCAGTTAAAGTATTGAAGAGAGATGACCATCAAGGCAGCCGAGAGTTCTTGGCTGAAGTTGAAATGCTTAGCCGTCTTCATCACAGAAACCTTGTGAATTTAATCGGTATTTGTATCGAAGATCGTAACCGTTCCCTGGTTTATGAACTCATACCAAATGGCAGCGTTGAATCTCACCTCCACG GAATCGATAAAGAATCTTCGCTGGTAGATTGGGATGCTCGGTTGAAGATAGCTCTTGGTGCTGCCCGTGGTTTAGCGTATTTGCACGAAGACTCCAGCCCCCGAGTTATACACAGAGACTTCAAGTCCAGCAACATCTTGCTTGAACATGATTTCACACCTAAAGTCTCTGACTTTGGATTGGCTCGAAATGCCCTTGACGATGAAGATAACAGACATATATCGACGCGCGTTATGGGAACATTTGG GTATGTGGCACCGGAATACGCAATGACTGGGCATCTTTTGGTGAAGAGTGATGTGTATAGCTATGGAGTTGTGCTTCTCGAGCTACTTACAGGGAGGAAACCGGTGGATATGTCTCAACCAGCAGGACAGGAGAACTTAGTTTCATGGACTCGGTCTTTTCTCACAAGCACAGAAGGGCTTGCAGCTATTATAGATCGGTCTTTAGGACCCGAGATCTCATTTGATAGCATAGCTAAAGTCGCGGCGATAGCTTCGATGTGCGTTCAACCTGAAGTATCGCACCGTCCTTTCATGGGAGAAGTAGTGCAAGCTTTGAAACTTGTCAGCAACGAATGCGATGAAGCTAAGGAACTCAACTCTGTAACTTCAATCACTCAAGACGATCTGAGAGATGACACTCGAGCTGAGAGCTCTTGTGGTGGAGGCTCAGGGAGGATGGCCCGGTATCCTTTGCTACCTAATTACGACTCTGAGCCTGACACAGAGAGAGGACTTTCAGTGTCGGATATGTACACAGGGTCAGGGAGATTCGAGAGACAGTCTAACTCAGGTCCCTTGGCCTCGGGTCGAGGCAAGAGGTTCTGGCAAAAGATGAGGAGATTATCAACCGGAAGCTTGAGCGAGCACGGGACACCAACTGTCATGTTACGATCCGGTTCACGTTGA